TCAAATATGAGTCCTATAATTTATTAACTTATTTTATAAAAATGCAACCCTACGACATTTATGTTATCAGTTTCAAATACCACCAACTTCAATCAACTAGGAATTCTATATTACCTACTAAGTAGAGGTAGCTTTGTTGGCTAGCATATTGTATAATGTCTGTCTTTAACAAGAATATTAAGAAATTTTGAATAATTTTATTTACACTATCAAAACTTGCTAACTTGGCAAGTAGAAATAACTAAAAGGAAATTAAAACATGGAAATTAGCGCTCGTAACTCTCTTAAAACCACAGTGAAAAAAGTTGTTGCTGGTTCAGTTAATACCGAAGTGACTTTAGAACTAGCTCCTGGGATAGAATTAGTGTCAATCATCACCAAATCATCAGCAGAAAAGCTTGGACTTGTAGAGGGTAAACAAGCTTATGCTGTAATTAAATCATCAGATGTAATAGTTGCTGTTGATTGACAAATAGGCGACTTGCAAGGAAAAGTAAATCGCCTGTAAACATTAGAGACGCGCTACGGCACGTCTCTAAAACTTAATATTCTTTAACTTATCAGTTATCAATAATGCGGACATAAATAGCGCGAGCAACTTCTCGCTCTATATCCCAGGATATATTTCCAATTTTAATGATTAAAGATGGTAACTGCTGTTCTAAAGTGATGGTAGTACCTGTGGTGACACCCATTGATGTTATTTTATTATGGATTGTCTCATCTTGAATTTTGCAGAAAGTGACGATGCCTCGCTCTCCTGTTCTGAGTAATTCTAATGAGCAACCAATTACGTTAAAAGGGGTAAACATTTTTAAAGTTAAAAGATGAAGTATGAAGTATGAAGTATATGTTTTTTCTTCATACTTCATGCTTCGTTCTTTATTTGATTGCTAAGGATGACAATCAAAGCGATCGCTTACACGAGATATGGTTCTTGATGTGTCTTAATCGTGCAGTTAGAACGGGGTTTGCCAACACAAAGGAGAGCAAAGCCCTTCTCTAGTTGTTCGTCATCTAAGAACATTTGATCTTCTTGATCTACATCACCTTCAACTACTTTACCTACACAACTTGAGCAAGAACCTGAATGGCAAGAGTAAGGTAATTCAATACCAGCTTCTTCTGCTGCATCCACAATGGTTTCATCTTCATCCACTTCAATTGTGGTGTCGAGGTCTTCTTTTTTGTTGATTAGTCTAACTTGGTATTTAGCCATTTTCCGATTCTCCTCAAATATACGATTCGGTTGGTTTCTCGAAGTTTTGAAGTCTTTCCCACTCTTCGAGAAAAAGCGCGGAATGCCTCAAATAATTGGTAATTCGTAATTCGTAATTATTACTAGTTTGAAAAAATTAGTAATTACGTATTATCAATTACGAATCATTTAGCTGCAAGGTACACCTGTAGGCGTGCAGTCACCTGTTTTGAACGACTTTCCGCAGCCGCAGGTATCGCTTGCATTCGGGTTAGTAAACTTAAAGCCGCTTTCTATTACCCCTTCGACAAAATCGATTACCACCCCGTCCAACAAAGGCGCACTTTTGGCATCCACATAAACCAGCACCTTGCCTTGCTCGATAACTAAATCATCTGGTTGTGGTTTGCTAGTAATATCGATCGCATACTCGTACCCACTGCAACCACCATCTTTTACAGAGACGCGGACACCTTTAGTTGTACCATTATCATCGGGAGCGGAACCTCGCAGGAATGCCCGCAGACGAAATTCTGCTTTTTCTGTCAAAGTAACGGTCATTAAGTCTCCTAATTTGTAGCGATTAATTGTTCTGATTTTGGGTGTAGATTTGTCAGTTGTTAGTTGTCAGTTGTAAGTTGTTTAATATCTACTGACCACTGACTAATGTGTGCAATTGCTACTGGTGGGTTCCATCGAATTGGATTGCGCGTATCTCCAGGGTGCAGTGTTACCGCAGACTGGACAAGAGCGATCGCGCCCAGATCGGCGTTTGGCAAATTCCATCCGATTAAAATCGATTGTCAGCAATTGTGACAATAAAGGTTGACTAAACCCAGTGATCAACTTCACCGCTTCCAGTGCTGTTAGACAAGCCAAAGTTCCCGAAACAGCGCCTAGAACTGAAAAGCCGCGCCGATCCCACTCAGGCTTCTCAGGAAACAGACAGGATAAACAAGGAGTTACACCAGGAATAATCGTTGTCAGATAAGCCTCCATCCCATCCATTGCGGCTTCCACCATTGGTTTGCGCCAACGCACACAAGCTGCATTTAACAAATCACGTTCCGTGAAATTGTGCGCGCAGTCCAGCGCCATATCAGCAGATTGCACCAAAGAGTCTACGTTTTCCGGGGTTATATAATCATGAACTGCTTCTATCTGAATATCGGGATTGATAGCTTCCAGAGTTTCCTTAGCTTTGAAAACCCTTGGTTGACCTACCCAATCATCCGTCATCAGCACTTGACGATTCATATCATCCAGTCGCAAGTCACCACCCCGGACAAGGATTAGTCGCCCAACACCCGCCACTGCTAAGTAAAGCGCCGCCGTACCGCCTAATCCCCCCACACCCGTAACCAGAACCGTCGCTGACTTGAGGCGCTTCTGAGCTACTTCGCCAAAATTCGGAAGCATCATTTGGCGACTATAGCGTTCTAACTCTGTAGGCGTTAGGTTTATCACTTTGTAACTCCTAATCAGAAGTGATTTCTGTCAGCGTGACTACATTCTTCGGCTTCTCGTTAAACACTTTGAACAGTTTTTGTTCTTGGGGTGTTGACAAGAGAAAAACCTCATAGGCTTTTTGTAAAGCTAAAGAATATTGATTTAGCTTTTCTTCTGCACTCAGATCAGGATAATTTTCATCAATTTCCCGAATATATTGGGAAAACTTCTTCAAAATATGCAGACGATTTACATTCACAAATTTTTCGTCGTAGGGCAGATTAAAAAACTGCAAAAATTCCTCTGTGTCTACGAGCGTTTTGAATTCTTCAATAGTCCCAGTCATTTAACATTCTCCAATTTTTTCAGCTGTTGCTTAAGTTCATCTAGCTGTCGATAGATTTCATAAGTTGCAGCCGCCACATCCATAAGTTGTTTGTAATCTGTTGGCAGACCTTCTGCTAAATCGTGCAGATCCATCTTCATTTGACCTGCTTTACTATTCAGCTTTCTAATCTGCCCTTGGAGTTCCTCAATACTTGTTTCTCCTGCCTGCACCATCAACTTCTCCAAGATTAATTTTGGATTTTAGATTTTAGATTTTGGTTTGGTTAATATTTTTATTAATTAAAGATTCATAAAACTAGTTAATGAATCTTTAATCCCAAATCCCAAATCCCAAATCTAAAATTGTTACAGTTTGCCAACTTCGGGGAAGCGCTTCGCTAAATCAATTCCTTTTTGGACGAATTTTTCTCCTTCTTCGGCTAGTTTCTCTAGAGAATCAAAGCCGAAACGATGAGCATCTCGTAAAGTTTTCACACCTAGCAAAAGCCGACCAGAAAAAACTAATGCCCAACCAAATCCCTCATGGCTCAAATCAACCACCACTTGAGATATCAAACCAGTTTCTTTTTCAATTCCGGCGGCGATAGCTCGGAAAAACGCCATAATTCGCGCCTGAGTTATCGGATCAACTTCACCCTCGACAGAAATTTCACGTTTTTTCTGTTTAGTCACAACAAAGGGTTTGAGAATTAACTCATCCGACCAATTCCGGTAAACTCCATAATTATCTTGTCCCCGGATTTGGAGAACTAAAGTCTTCAAAAAAGGAGAGTCTAAGACTACGGTTGTAGTGGTTCCGTTAACGCCGTTATTTTCACTCATACTGTTGCTTCATTTTCTACTTCATCTGCAAAGCTTGAGGGTTTTTGCTGTAAGGCTTTACGCAACCAAGGTGGAGGGTTGCCTTTCAGGGTTTGTACTAATTTATTCAGTACTTCATTAATTTCTTCTTCTTCCGATCGCGCCTTAACCGGAGTCACACCTTTCTTGATTAACCGAGCTGCGGCACTACCACCAATTGCTGTAACATAAACAATGGTACAATCATTGATAGCATCAAGTTTTGGTGTGATTTTATCCTCATTACCATCTTCTTTGAGGTCGCCAGAAAATGTCAGAGTTTCTAGAAATTGATATCCCTCATTTGAGATTTCATAAACATCAATTTCTCTTGCCCATCCGAAGTGAGCATTAATGTGAACGTGGTCACTTGTGGTAAAGGCAATTTTCATTGTTAGTTGTTAGTTGTTAGTTGTTAGTTGTCAATGGTCAATGGTCAATAGTTAAAAACTCTTAAACTTTTGACTATTGACTTTTGACTATTACAAAACACCGTGGAAATGTTTAGCTCTTTCTTCTTCTCCCTCTAAAAATAAGTTGCCAATGCCGAATAAAAGCTCCATTGTGCCGCGATAGCCGACTTTGGTAAATTGCCCATTACCCAAACGGTCATAAATGGGAATGCCCAAACGGTACAAAGGAATTGACAGACGTTTAGCGATCGCGTTTACGTTAGAATTACCAATCAGCAGATCAGATCCCACCGCTAATTGCTCAAAGTCTTCTAAATCACCGATGGTTACGCTTTTAATCGGTAATTTTTCCAACAGTGGCGATTTTGTCGTTGTCACTGCTGCATGAATTTGAGTCCCCATCGATTGCAGGAAATTCACTGTTGACCACAACAAGTCTGGTTCCAGCGCCAAGGAAACTCGCTTTGCACCGAAGTAAAAGTGAGTATCCAGCATGGCATCTTGCAATTGGCGACGTTGGCGACGATATTTTTCTGGTACACTATTGCTACTCAGAATTGCCAATGCTTGCAAAAATTCATCCACTGGTTCCAAGCCAGTTAGTTCGCCAAACACCTCATAAGGAATGCCAAAGCGTTCTTCGAGAATTTTGGCTGCACCCCGCATACTTTCACCCAAAGCTATGGTGAAGGCAGAACTACCGACTTCTTGTAACTGTTTAACAGTGGTACCGCTGGCTGTGATAGCGTTATAGCCATCTTCTAAATGTCCATCCAGGGAAGCGCCAAGGTTAGGTACAAAGATGGGTACTAAACCAAAAGCCGTAACCATCTCTTTGATTTCCTGCACATCCCCAGGTGTGAAAGCAGAACCCGCCAAAATCGTCACTTGCTCAGTTTTGATTCCACCTGCTTTCGGAATTTCCCTAACTATGCTTTCAATAGCAGCAGCAAAACCATCTTGCAGCGCACCTTTAAAATCAGGTGTGGGCGCAAAAACAATGGGCAGATGATCCAGTTCGCGGTGGCGTTTGCGGATATCCTTGAGAAAACCGTCGATATCATCGCCCCTGGTTTCTGTCAGTCCTGTGCTGCACAAACCGATAATTTCGGGATTAACCTTTTCCACCAAGGTGAGAATTGCTTGCTCTAAATTCTCTTCACCACCCAAAATGGTAGTGACTTCCGTCATGGCTGTAGTGGCTAGGGGAATAGCTTCCCGAAAATGCCGTACAAGCACAACTTTAGCGAAGGCAGTACAACCTTGGGAACCGTGGAATAAAGGTATCATGCCCTTTAATCCCAAAAAGGCTAGGGATGCACCCAAAGCTTGGCTTTGCTTGAGGGGATTAACTGCAACTGATTTATTGGGAACGGTAACGATCGCCATTTAAATTATCTCCTCCATCGACGCAAACAGAGAACTATCATTGTCTCTCCCTGCTAACGTTCCTTCATCTTCATCCCAAGGAGCAGGCTTACGTATTTGTTCCCAAATCGGGCTATAAAGAGCTTCGTACAGTTCTCTGGCCATTTCAATCATCCCTATATAGCCTGCATAAGGATGGTGGCGTTCTTGGTTAATATCTAAGAAAGGAATCCGCGCTTTCAGGGCTGTATATTGGTTACGACCACCAGCAATCAGCATATCTGCTTTAGTGTCTTTAACCAGTTGTAACAGTTCCTTAGCGTTGCCCTTTTCCAGCATGATGCCATCATTGCCGATTAACTTCTTAATCTTGGCTTTGTCTTCCTCAGTACTTTTTCTCGTACTAGTAGCAACAACTTCGATACCCAAGTCCTTAGCCGCCGAGATAATCGACCAACTCTTAACACCACCAGTATAAAGAACAACCCGTTTACCCTTGAGTCGAGCGCGATAGGGAGCCAGCGCCAAATCTAAAGCAGCAGTTTCTTCAGCGATTAGCTTTTCTGTGCGTTCTTGTAAATCAGCATCACCCAACTTAGCCGCAATGTTCCGCAAACAGCGGTTCATGTCATCAATGCCGTAGAAAGACTCTTCAATATAAGGAATACCGTAGCGTTCCTCCATCTTTCTCGCCATATTCAGCAGCGCCCGCGAGCAGATCATCACATTCAGCTTAGCGCGGTGGGCGTAGCGAATTTCGTGATAGCGAGCATCGCCCGTGACTTTGGACAGAACGCGAATACCTAACTTTTCTAACAGTGGTGTTACTCCCCACATCTCCCCGGCGATATTGTACTCACCGATTAAGTTAATATCATAGGGCGTTGTTTCTTCCGGTTCTGCTGTCCCGACAACATATTCTAATAAAGCTTCGCCGCCAAAGCGGTTGCCTAGATTTTTACTGCCAATAAAACCCGGAGAAATAACAGGGATAACCGGAGTGCCAGTTTTTTCGGCAGCAGTTTTGCAGACTGCATCGATATCATCGCCAATCAAAGCAGTCACACAGGTAGCGTAGACAAATACCGCTGCTGGTTTGTAGCGCTCTTGAACTTCTAGAATTGCCTTATAGAGCTTTTTCTCACCACCGAAAATGACATCATTTTCCGTCATATCGGTGGTAAAACCCATCTTGTACAATTGGGGGCCAGAGGAGAGACTACCACGACTACCCCAAGAATTGCCAGCACAAGCGATCGGCCCGTGGACTAAATGAGCCGCATCGGCGATCGGTACTAAGGCAATCATTGCACCATCAAAAGCACAGCCTCCTTGAGCCGCCCCTGGTTGTGCCTGTTGCGTACAAGACTTGTTTTTCTTTTCTGCCTGCTTATGCTGATTATGTTCGCATCCCGGCTCACTGAGCAACTCGTTGATTTTGCCTTGGGTGATTTTCATCTCTCTTCTCTTGCTGGATGGCAGGTTTTAATTGTCATTAGTCAATGGTCAATGGTCAATAGTCAATGGTCTAAAACTTTTGACTTTTGACTCTTGACTTTTGACTAACAAATATATTTCGTGACATCTTCTTTGCACTCATCAGCAAGGTAAGATAAGGCACGAAAACGCATTCCTACAAACTCGTCATATAACGGATTAAGTTTGCATAAAGGTGGAATATGCAAAGTCCGCCCAAATAAATTAATAGTTCGCTCAAAAGGACAGCAACAAGGAATTACTTGGCAAATTAGATGAGCGAGTCGATAATTTTTAACCTCAAATCCATCTACGACATTACGTAATGGATTGAAGATATTGTTAAACCACCCTGGTTTTTTATAGTTAGGTGGATGGTAATTAACATGACTATGAGTATGAACGTGAGTTTGATTGATAGTTTCCATAAATAGATACCTCAAGGTAAATGCAAGCAAGGAAAGGTAAGGCGGGGATTGGGTATTGGGTACTGGGGATTGGGTATTGGGTATTGGGGATTGGGTATTGGAGATTGGAAAAACTTTTTCCCAGTCCCCAGTCCCTAGTCACCAGTCCCCAGTCCCTAATCCCCAGTCCCTAATCCCCTTACTTACCGTTAATTAGCACGCTACGGGTGAATGAAACTTCTAACGAATCAAGTCGTAGGAAATATCTGTCTTAGAAGGAATGTTGGTGTTGCGATCGATTTCTTCAAAGATTGTGTTAACAATCCAGTTGAGCAAGTTGATTACACCTTGGTAGCCGATGGTGCTGTAGCGGTGGTAGTGGTGACGATCCATGATAGGATAACCGATTCTCACGAGGGGAATCTTGGTGTCGCGCCACAG
Above is a window of Nostoc sp. UHCC 0702 DNA encoding:
- a CDS encoding molybdopterin-binding protein, with the translated sequence MEISARNSLKTTVKKVVAGSVNTEVTLELAPGIELVSIITKSSAEKLGLVEGKQAYAVIKSSDVIVAVD
- a CDS encoding ferrous iron transport protein A, with amino-acid sequence MFTPFNVIGCSLELLRTGERGIVTFCKIQDETIHNKITSMGVTTGTTITLEQQLPSLIIKIGNISWDIEREVARAIYVRIIDN
- a CDS encoding 2Fe-2S iron-sulfur cluster binding domain-containing protein; translation: MAKYQVRLINKKEDLDTTIEVDEDETIVDAAEEAGIELPYSCHSGSCSSCVGKVVEGDVDQEDQMFLDDEQLEKGFALLCVGKPRSNCTIKTHQEPYLV
- a CDS encoding iron-sulfur cluster assembly accessory protein — translated: MTVTLTEKAEFRLRAFLRGSAPDDNGTTKGVRVSVKDGGCSGYEYAIDITSKPQPDDLVIEQGKVLVYVDAKSAPLLDGVVIDFVEGVIESGFKFTNPNASDTCGCGKSFKTGDCTPTGVPCS
- a CDS encoding HesA/MoeB/ThiF family protein, whose product is MINLTPTELERYSRQMMLPNFGEVAQKRLKSATVLVTGVGGLGGTAALYLAVAGVGRLILVRGGDLRLDDMNRQVLMTDDWVGQPRVFKAKETLEAINPDIQIEAVHDYITPENVDSLVQSADMALDCAHNFTERDLLNAACVRWRKPMVEAAMDGMEAYLTTIIPGVTPCLSCLFPEKPEWDRRGFSVLGAVSGTLACLTALEAVKLITGFSQPLLSQLLTIDFNRMEFAKRRSGRDRSCPVCGNTAPWRYAQSNSMEPTSSNCTH
- the nifW gene encoding nitrogenase-stabilizing/protective protein NifW, with the translated sequence MTGTIEEFKTLVDTEEFLQFFNLPYDEKFVNVNRLHILKKFSQYIREIDENYPDLSAEEKLNQYSLALQKAYEVFLLSTPQEQKLFKVFNEKPKNVVTLTEITSD
- a CDS encoding NifX-associated nitrogen fixation protein, coding for MSENNGVNGTTTTVVLDSPFLKTLVLQIRGQDNYGVYRNWSDELILKPFVVTKQKKREISVEGEVDPITQARIMAFFRAIAAGIEKETGLISQVVVDLSHEGFGWALVFSGRLLLGVKTLRDAHRFGFDSLEKLAEEGEKFVQKGIDLAKRFPEVGKL
- the nifX gene encoding nitrogen fixation protein NifX: MKIAFTTSDHVHINAHFGWAREIDVYEISNEGYQFLETLTFSGDLKEDGNEDKITPKLDAINDCTIVYVTAIGGSAAARLIKKGVTPVKARSEEEEINEVLNKLVQTLKGNPPPWLRKALQQKPSSFADEVENEATV
- the nifN gene encoding nitrogenase iron-molybdenum cofactor biosynthesis protein NifN, giving the protein MAIVTVPNKSVAVNPLKQSQALGASLAFLGLKGMIPLFHGSQGCTAFAKVVLVRHFREAIPLATTAMTEVTTILGGEENLEQAILTLVEKVNPEIIGLCSTGLTETRGDDIDGFLKDIRKRHRELDHLPIVFAPTPDFKGALQDGFAAAIESIVREIPKAGGIKTEQVTILAGSAFTPGDVQEIKEMVTAFGLVPIFVPNLGASLDGHLEDGYNAITASGTTVKQLQEVGSSAFTIALGESMRGAAKILEERFGIPYEVFGELTGLEPVDEFLQALAILSSNSVPEKYRRQRRQLQDAMLDTHFYFGAKRVSLALEPDLLWSTVNFLQSMGTQIHAAVTTTKSPLLEKLPIKSVTIGDLEDFEQLAVGSDLLIGNSNVNAIAKRLSIPLYRLGIPIYDRLGNGQFTKVGYRGTMELLFGIGNLFLEGEEERAKHFHGVL
- the nifE gene encoding nitrogenase iron-molybdenum cofactor biosynthesis protein NifE, which encodes MKITQGKINELLSEPGCEHNQHKQAEKKNKSCTQQAQPGAAQGGCAFDGAMIALVPIADAAHLVHGPIACAGNSWGSRGSLSSGPQLYKMGFTTDMTENDVIFGGEKKLYKAILEVQERYKPAAVFVYATCVTALIGDDIDAVCKTAAEKTGTPVIPVISPGFIGSKNLGNRFGGEALLEYVVGTAEPEETTPYDINLIGEYNIAGEMWGVTPLLEKLGIRVLSKVTGDARYHEIRYAHRAKLNVMICSRALLNMARKMEERYGIPYIEESFYGIDDMNRCLRNIAAKLGDADLQERTEKLIAEETAALDLALAPYRARLKGKRVVLYTGGVKSWSIISAAKDLGIEVVATSTRKSTEEDKAKIKKLIGNDGIMLEKGNAKELLQLVKDTKADMLIAGGRNQYTALKARIPFLDINQERHHPYAGYIGMIEMARELYEALYSPIWEQIRKPAPWDEDEGTLAGRDNDSSLFASMEEII
- a CDS encoding Mo-dependent nitrogenase C-terminal domain-containing protein, with protein sequence METINQTHVHTHSHVNYHPPNYKKPGWFNNIFNPLRNVVDGFEVKNYRLAHLICQVIPCCCPFERTINLFGRTLHIPPLCKLNPLYDEFVGMRFRALSYLADECKEDVTKYIC